Proteins encoded together in one Oceanobacillus iheyensis HTE831 window:
- a CDS encoding GNAT family N-acetyltransferase, translating into MSINMTRCTLEDSRQLQYIGYKTFKETFEDQNSPENMKVYLEQAFNINQIERELSNTSSHFFFVSFNDEVAGYLKVNTGDAQTEEMDDDALEIERIYIINKFQKLGLGKYLFNKAMDIAMAQNKKKIWLGVWEKNENAISFYKRVGFTQTGAHSFYMGDEEQTDLIMVKELE; encoded by the coding sequence ATGAGTATAAATATGACTAGATGTACCTTAGAAGATTCACGACAACTTCAATATATTGGGTATAAAACATTTAAGGAGACATTTGAGGATCAGAATTCGCCAGAAAATATGAAGGTCTATTTGGAACAGGCTTTTAACATAAATCAAATAGAAAGGGAGTTATCCAATACTTCATCGCATTTCTTTTTTGTTTCTTTTAATGATGAGGTAGCTGGATATTTAAAGGTTAATACCGGGGATGCCCAGACTGAAGAAATGGATGATGACGCCCTTGAAATCGAACGGATTTATATTATTAATAAATTTCAAAAGCTTGGGCTTGGTAAATATTTGTTCAATAAAGCTATGGATATTGCAATGGCACAAAATAAAAAGAAGATTTGGCTGGGAGTGTGGGAAAAAAATGAAAATGCCATTTCTTTTTACAAGAGAGTGGGTTTTACTCAAACGGGAGCGCACTCTTTTTATATGGGGGATGAAGAACAAACGGACTTGATAATGGTTAAAGAGCTCGAATAG
- a CDS encoding RNA polymerase sigma factor, with translation MSKMNPFDLIEEIYNEHYVYLRNFLIGLTKSDELADDIIQELFTKILVSPSKITEVNYMKSWLLRGAKNTLLDYYKKKKPELLNKENVIETLLVDNYTPEISTTINNELETLLGKLSTTDKAIIFAKEYYGYDYQEISELLNMPVSTLKSKVFRIRKRMIKER, from the coding sequence ATGTCTAAAATGAACCCATTCGATCTTATTGAGGAAATATATAATGAGCATTATGTGTATTTAAGAAACTTTTTAATAGGCTTAACCAAAAGTGATGAACTCGCTGATGATATTATCCAGGAATTATTTACAAAAATCTTGGTTTCACCTTCGAAGATTACAGAAGTTAATTATATGAAAAGTTGGTTATTAAGAGGGGCAAAAAATACACTTCTTGACTATTATAAAAAAAAGAAACCTGAGTTGTTGAATAAAGAGAACGTCATTGAAACGTTGTTAGTTGATAATTACACACCAGAAATAAGTACAACAATTAACAATGAATTAGAAACACTGTTAGGCAAGTTGTCTACTACCGATAAAGCAATTATTTTCGCTAAAGAATATTATGGATATGATTATCAAGAAATTAGTGAGCTTTTAAATATGCCAGTATCCACTTTAAAATCAAAGGTGTTCAGGATTAGGAAAAGAATGATTAAAGAGAGGTAA
- a CDS encoding MarR family winged helix-turn-helix transcriptional regulator: MKEILREIGMVARALDSISNIEFKEYELTRGQYLYLVRICESPGIIQEKVAELIKVDRTTAARSIKKLEMNGFIEKKEDEHNKKIKKLYPTEKGKKIFPLIQRENEHSNAVALKGLTEEEIETIFDLLQRVRKNIEKDWELVKKGNKRSY; the protein is encoded by the coding sequence ATGAAAGAAATACTACGTGAAATTGGAATGGTAGCAAGGGCATTAGATTCAATAAGTAATATAGAGTTCAAAGAATATGAGCTCACTAGAGGCCAGTATTTATATCTTGTGAGAATCTGTGAAAGTCCAGGGATCATTCAGGAGAAGGTAGCTGAACTAATAAAGGTAGATCGAACTACAGCAGCTCGTTCTATTAAAAAACTTGAAATGAATGGGTTTATTGAGAAGAAGGAAGACGAACATAATAAAAAAATTAAAAAACTCTATCCAACAGAGAAAGGGAAAAAGATTTTTCCTCTTATACAAAGAGAAAATGAGCACTCCAATGCTGTTGCCTTAAAGGGTTTAACTGAAGAGGAAATCGAAACCATTTTCGATCTTCTTCAAAGAGTAAGAAAAAATATAGAAAAAGACTGGGAACTCGTAAAAAAAGGAAACAAGAGAAGTTATTAA